The sequence below is a genomic window from Lentimicrobiaceae bacterium.
TTGTGTGTACGAATCGTGAGCCAAAATATCATCTTCGGTAATACCGTCTTTTCCTATTTGTACAACTTCTAATTTTTTACCTTTAAGCACGATACCTTTATCTTTATCTTTACCAAAAATCATTGGCTGACCTTGTTTTAAGTGAAGCTGGGCTTCATCTCTGTTTTCACGAGATGCAACAGCATGGTGAGCTTTGTCGGCAAAAATAACACAGTTTTGGAGGACTTCAATTACTGATGTCCCATCGTGTTTAGCAGCTTCGAACATAATATCCGTCATCATGTTAATATTGTTATCAACGGCACGTGCAAAGAAAGTTCCTTGAGCACCTAAAACCAATTCGCCGGGATTAAAAGGCGATTCAATAGTTCCGTACGGTGATGTTGCAGTAATCTTGCCCATTGGTGTTGTAGGCGAATACTGTCCTTTTGTTAGACCGTAAATCTGATTGTTGAATAATATAATATTAACATCTAAGTTGCGACGAACAATGTGTATAAAGTGATTTCCACCAATAGCCATAGAGTCTCCGTCTCCGCTGTTAATCCATACACTTAACGAAGGATTAGCCAATTTCATTCCGGTGGCTATAGCATGAGCTCTACCATGAATACCGTGGAATCCGTAGGTATTAACGTAATACGGAAAACGAGATGAGCATCCTATACCGGAAACTACCATAAAGTTTTCTTTACGATATCCTATTTTTGGGAATACACTTGTGGTTGCAGCCAATATAGCGTGATTACCGCAACCTGGACACCATTTTACCATCTGGTCGCTAACAAAATCCGACTTTTGAAGTTCTACATCGGATCTTTCTATTGTTTTTTCTGGGAATTTATTCATTCTTATAACTCCTTATTTTTAAACTATTTCATTAAATTTTGCAACTAACTCGGTTATGGTAAAAGGTAAGCCCATAACTTTATTGTACTGCATAAAATCAACCTGTGGAAAGTTCATCCTTAGGTAATTGGCAAATTGTCCGCTATTAAGCTCGCAAACAATTATTTTCTTGAAATTACCAAAAATATCTTTAGTATTTTTGGGCAAAGGCATAATATTGTGGAAGTGAGCCAAACTAACTTTTTTACCTTGTTTTTGCATTTCTTCTACAGCACCTAAGGTAGTTCCAAGTGTACCACCCCAGCTAACAACTAATAAATCGCCGGTAGCATCACCTATTATTTCTTGTTCTGGGATAAAGTCGGCAACTTTCTGAACTTTTTTCTCACGCAAGTCAACCATAAGTTGGTGGTTATCCGGATCGGTGCTAACACTTCCTGTAATATTTAATTTTTCCAAACCGCCTATTCTGTGTCTAAGTCCTTCTGTTCCAGGGATAGCCCATTTTCTAACGTAAGTATTTTCGTCTCTTCTGTAAGGAGCAAAGTTTTCTTCGTTAGGTTTTGCCAATGGAGGAACTATTTCTGGCAAATCGGCAACTTTTGGGATGCGGAACAATTGTGCACCGTTTCCTAAAGAACCGTCGGTAAGAAGAATAACCGGAGTCATGTGCTCCAAAGCTATTTTTGCTGCATTGTAAGCTGAATAAAAGCAATTTTCAGGAGTGGAGGCAGCAACAACAACAAGAGGTGCTTCGCCATTTCTTCCGAAAAGAGCTTGCATTAGGTCGCTTTGCTCACTTTTGGTTGGCAATCCGGTTGAAGGACCACCTCTTTGTACGTCTATTACTAGTAGAGGTAGCTCAGTCATAACTGCTAAACCTAAAGCTTCGCTTTTTAGCGATAAACCAGGACCGGATGTACTCGTAACTGCTAAAGCTCCGGCGTACGATGCTCCGATTGTGGAACAGATAGCTGCAATCTCATCTTCGGCTTGGAAAACCTTAACGCCCAACGATTTATGCTTAGACAGTTCTATTAAAATGTCGGTAGCCGGTGTTATAGGATACGAACCTAAAAACAATGGTCGTCCCGAACGTTCCGACGCTGCCATAACGCCCCAAGCAGTTGCTATGTTACCGGTAATATTTCTGTATTTACCCTTAGGCAATGGCGCTTTTGGTATTTTGTAAGTACGATTGAGTACTTCCATAGTATCGCCGAAATTATAGCCGGCTTCTAAAATTATTTTGTTAGCCTGAACTAATTTTTCGTCTTTTTTAAATTTTAGCTCAAAGTACCTGTTAGTATGTTCCAAAGTCCAATTTAAAATGTAGTAAAGCAAACCAAGGGTAAACATGTTTCTGGTTTTGTCGGCAACAACATTTGTCAAGCCTAATGGAACAAGGGCTTCGCGACATAATGTTGTTATGGGAGCACGAACAATTTGATAATCGGATAAACTGCCATCATCCAATGGATTTTCTTTGTAG
It includes:
- a CDS encoding 2-oxoacid:ferredoxin oxidoreductase subunit beta; the encoded protein is MNKFPEKTIERSDVELQKSDFVSDQMVKWCPGCGNHAILAATTSVFPKIGYRKENFMVVSGIGCSSRFPYYVNTYGFHGIHGRAHAIATGMKLANPSLSVWINSGDGDSMAIGGNHFIHIVRRNLDVNIILFNNQIYGLTKGQYSPTTPMGKITATSPYGTIESPFNPGELVLGAQGTFFARAVDNNINMMTDIMFEAAKHDGTSVIEVLQNCVIFADKAHHAVASRENRDEAQLHLKQGQPMIFGKDKDKGIVLKGKKLEVVQIGKDGITEDDILAHDSYTQ
- a CDS encoding 2-oxoacid:acceptor oxidoreductase subunit alpha, encoding MKEQVSFIEKEDIVVKFVGDSGDGMQLAGTIFSHTAALLYLDLATFPDYPAEIRAPHNTVAGVSGFQVHVASKKVGSTGDFVDILVAMNPASLKANKKWLRKGAMIIVDVDTFVDKAFEKAGYKENPLDDGSLSDYQIVRAPITTLCREALVPLGLTNVVADKTRNMFTLGLLYYILNWTLEHTNRYFELKFKKDEKLVQANKIILEAGYNFGDTMEVLNRTYKIPKAPLPKGKYRNITGNIATAWGVMAASERSGRPLFLGSYPITPATDILIELSKHKSLGVKVFQAEDEIAAICSTIGASYAGALAVTSTSGPGLSLKSEALGLAVMTELPLLVIDVQRGGPSTGLPTKSEQSDLMQALFGRNGEAPLVVVAASTPENCFYSAYNAAKIALEHMTPVILLTDGSLGNGAQLFRIPKVADLPEIVPPLAKPNEENFAPYRRDENTYVRKWAIPGTEGLRHRIGGLEKLNITGSVSTDPDNHQLMVDLREKKVQKVADFIPEQEIIGDATGDLLVVSWGGTLGTTLGAVEEMQKQGKKVSLAHFHNIMPLPKNTKDIFGNFKKIIVCELNSGQFANYLRMNFPQVDFMQYNKVMGLPFTITELVAKFNEIV